The Lactobacillus sp. ESL0680 genome has a segment encoding these proteins:
- a CDS encoding CamS family sex pheromone protein, with translation MKKYVHILALLGAALTLTACGNLKNSDLANNAKTSSNSKAKTYQTTDTGSNGYTVLLKNGHYITSPISGLTATDNDNSVDTRELERGLVQISKDVYSTNSNVFQEGQYISAATANDWLGRKSKANPLGLNPEEGTKKNYHPYYLEEILEQDYLAGSGSNYHINGMSIGLAMNSVDYYQKTKDGAEYQAAISRSEQKAAGQKAAEQIIARLRQRKALKNVPITIGLFSKAAKDSLVGGTYFLSGTAAANSSKITKWKSISAQTEVLPTVGNKKAINSSDASSFNSFKVSIQDYFPNISGVTATLRYENGKLSQENISITTQFYGYEQVQSFTRLVLSTAKKYLPDNVPVEIKIGSVNDIQALVAKETADGSYQVHIYGGE, from the coding sequence TTGAAAAAATATGTGCACATTTTAGCGCTTTTGGGAGCAGCATTAACCTTAACAGCCTGTGGTAATTTGAAAAATTCAGACTTGGCCAATAATGCTAAAACTTCGTCTAATTCTAAGGCTAAGACTTATCAAACAACTGACACGGGGAGTAATGGCTATACAGTTTTATTAAAAAACGGTCACTACATTACCAGTCCGATATCTGGCTTAACGGCGACTGACAATGATAACTCGGTTGATACACGTGAACTTGAGCGCGGGCTAGTCCAAATCTCAAAAGACGTCTATTCCACTAATTCTAATGTCTTTCAGGAAGGTCAATATATTAGTGCGGCAACGGCTAATGATTGGCTGGGGCGCAAGTCTAAGGCTAATCCCTTGGGCCTTAACCCAGAAGAAGGTACTAAGAAGAATTATCACCCGTATTATTTGGAAGAAATCTTAGAGCAGGATTATTTGGCTGGGTCAGGTTCCAATTACCACATTAACGGGATGAGTATTGGTCTAGCGATGAACTCGGTTGATTATTATCAAAAGACTAAAGATGGTGCTGAATACCAAGCAGCAATTTCGCGTTCTGAGCAAAAGGCAGCGGGGCAAAAAGCAGCTGAGCAAATTATTGCCCGTCTGCGCCAGCGCAAGGCACTCAAAAATGTTCCAATTACAATTGGGCTCTTTTCTAAAGCTGCTAAAGATTCATTAGTTGGTGGAACTTACTTTTTGAGCGGGACAGCGGCTGCTAATAGTAGTAAAATAACTAAATGGAAATCTATTTCCGCGCAAACGGAAGTGTTGCCGACTGTTGGCAATAAAAAAGCAATTAATAGTAGTGATGCCTCGAGTTTCAACAGTTTTAAGGTATCAATTCAAGATTATTTTCCAAATATCAGTGGTGTAACAGCCACTTTGCGCTATGAAAATGGTAAGTTAAGTCAAGAAAATATTTCAATTACCACCCAGTTTTACGGTTACGAGCAAGTGCAGAGTTTTACGCGGCTAGTCTTATCAACAGCCAAAAAGTACTTGCCAGACAACGTACCGGTTGAAATTAAGATTGGTTCTGTTAATGATATTCAGGCTTTAGTTGCTAAAGAAACAGCAGATGGTAGTTATCAAGTCCATATTTATGGCGGTGAATAA
- the gatC gene encoding Asp-tRNA(Asn)/Glu-tRNA(Gln) amidotransferase subunit GatC — MEITEDTIKHVAALSRLEFNEDEIGTVTEQMSSIINMADQLSEVDTEGVAETVQVVDRDTVFREDKPEHWQSRAELMKNVPEQANGFIKVPVIINKDEDE, encoded by the coding sequence GTGGAAATCACAGAAGACACAATTAAGCACGTGGCAGCCTTGTCACGGCTTGAGTTTAATGAAGATGAAATCGGTACAGTTACCGAACAAATGAGTTCAATTATCAACATGGCGGACCAATTATCAGAAGTTGATACTGAAGGTGTTGCCGAAACAGTGCAGGTTGTTGATCGCGATACTGTTTTCAGAGAAGACAAGCCAGAACATTGGCAAAGTCGTGCTGAATTAATGAAGAATGTTCCTGAACAAGCCAATGGCTTCATTAAGGTTCCTGTAATTATTAATAAGGATGAGGACGAGTAA